A genomic stretch from Clavelina lepadiformis chromosome 5, kaClaLepa1.1, whole genome shotgun sequence includes:
- the LOC143459396 gene encoding methylglutaconyl-CoA hydratase, mitochondrial-like, giving the protein MMFVRCFSNLCKWPVTGRSILNYRRLLSTSGRKHDNNELVVDRLEGNLNGIVVLGMNRPKAKNSFSKNLSNLLCDTVEKLKYDQNLRVLIVRSMVPGIFCAGADLKERLTMTPEEVGPFVGRLRQLILDMQKFPVPTIAALDGTAVGGGLEMALGYDMRVASTDAKMGLVETKLAIIPGGGGTQNLARIVGPSIAKELIFTGRTLDGKQAHDIGLVNHVVEQNETGDAAYHRALELAKEIIPQGPIALRMAKQAINCGTEVDLASGMAFEQACYAQVIPTKDRLEGLTAFKEKRPPQYKGH; this is encoded by the exons ATGATGTTCGTACGATGTTTTTCCAATTTGTGTAAGTGGCCTGTTACTGGAAGGTCTATTTTGAACTATAGGAGACTGTTGTCTACTTCTGGCAGAAAACATGATAACAATGAATTGGTGGTGGATAGACTAGAAGGCAACTTAAATG GAATTGTGGTTCTTGGAATGAATAGACCAAAAGCAAAAAACTCGTTCAGCAagaatttgtcaaatttg TTGTGCGACACtgtggaaaaattaaaatatgacCAAAATTTACGAGTTCTTATTGTTAGAAGCATGGTTCCTGGAATTTTTTGTGCAG GTGCTGATTTAAAGGAGAGATTAACAATGACTCCAGAAGAAGTTGGGCCTTTTGTTGGAAGACTAAGGCAGCTAATTTTGGACATGCAGAAGTTTCCTGTACCTACAATTGCTGCCCTAGATGGAACAGCCGTTGGTGGTGGATTAGAGATGGCTCTGGGATATGATATGAGAGTTGCAT CTACTGATGCTAAGATGGGTCTTGTTGAAACCAAGTTGGCCATAATTCCAGGAGGAG GTGGTACGCAAAATTTGGCTAGAATTGTTGGCCCAAGTATCGCAAAAGAGTTGATATTTACTGGGCGTACACTGGATGGCAAACAG gCGCACGATATTGGATTAGTTAACCATGTAGTTGAGCAAAATGAAACTGGAGATGCAGCATATCACAGAGCTTTGGAACttgcaaaagaaattattccTCAA GGTCCAATTGCTTTACGAATGGCCAAACAAGCAATAAACTGTGGGACAGAAGTTGACCTTGCTTCAGGAATGGCTTTTGAACAAGCCTGTTATGCCCAG GTTATACCAACGAAAGACCGCTTGGAAGGCCTGACtgctttcaaagaaaaaaggcCGCCTCAATACAAAGGCCATTGA
- the LOC143460624 gene encoding uncharacterized protein LOC143460624, producing MMQSCSLPSPLMHISNAFKPSYVERETELLNTLKVYDVFQSIHSVQDDDDSVTSGGDFYHHTQSSPLVDCEDRPLNLTCKKRKVKDMLEIPPSPNSRRNQIEMFQPWKDTAPAESNHLPITSSEAVERAMLQYRAQIFASVLQRRWNQEMACAMQQMQAMPVSKCLNSADGQWLPMVKHFESVPQGFAINSYETFRNRAKMSCERDCTKSSFVKAFTSPSSISASPTSSPPISPSVEKTFTPQSSPLFLTPARKSLSPPSTEKISPMYFEKQFLSLTKQNEEKPLDVTELLPEKEYIASPCLSSLSSDMSKRRRRCKRPNEKTSNSSTNVESFPCSLCKASYPHKFELNRHVKVSHVRPHRCNQCGKGFGHRNYLKVHIETVHMGRKSHQCRLCGKYLSTGGNLNVHVRTIHLGEKKFNCPVCNRSFGQQCNMKTHMKRHYAKSDDL from the exons ATGATGCAGTCGTGTTCGCTCCCTTCCCCGTTGATGCACATAAGCAATGCTTTCAAGCCAAGTTATGTTGAAAGAGAAACTGAATTGCTCAATACCCTGAAAGTCTACGATGTGTTCCAGTCAATCCACAGTGTACAAGATGATGATGATTCAGTTACATCCGGTGGAGATTTTTATCATCATACGCAGTCAAGTCCACTTGTGGATTGCGAG GATCGTCCTTTAAACCTGACTTGCAAGAAAAGAAAAGTCAAGGATATGCTAGAAATACCACCCTCTCCAAATTCTAGAAGAAACCAAATCGAGATGTTTCAGCCATGGAAAGATACAGCACCTGCAGAGTCCAATCACTTGCCTATCACATCTTCCGAAGCCGTTGAACGGGCAATGTTGCAATATCGAGCACAAATTTTTGCCTCAGTTTTGCAGCGAAGATGGAACCAGGAAATGGCATGTGCAATGCAGCAGATGCAAGCTATGCCCGTTTCTAAATGCTTAAATAGCGCTGACGGTCAATGGTTGCCCATGGTGAAGCATTTTGAAAGTGTTCCGCAAGGATTTGCAATAAACAGCTACGAAACATTTCGCAACAGAGCAAAAATGTCATGTGAACGTGATTGCACTAAATCTTCATTTGTCAAAGCGTTTACTTCTCCTTCATCAATTTCAGCCTCTCCAACGTCTTCTCCGCCTATATCGCCATCTGTGGAGAAAACCTTTACACCGCAAAGCTCTCCTCTTTTTTTAACTCCAGCAAGAAAAAGCTTGTCTCCACCATCCACAGAAAAAATTTCACCAATGTATTTTGAGAAACAATTTCTGTCGCTAACTAAGCAAAATGAAGAAAAGCCACTAGATGTTACTGAGCTGTTGCCGGAAAAGGAATATATAGCGTCACCTTGTTTATCCTCTCTTAGCTCTGACATGAGCAAACGCCGACGCCGCTGTAAGCGACCTAATGAAAAAACGAGCAATTCCTCAACTAACGTGGAGTCATTTCCATGCTCATTATGTAAAGCTTCTTATCCGCACAAATTTGAGTTAAATCGCCATGTCAAAGTCAGCCATGTGCGACCTCACAGATGCAATCAGTGCGGAAAGGGCTTTGGCCATCGCAATTATCTTAAGGTTCATATTGAAACGGTGCATATGGGTAGGAAGTCGCATCAGTGTCGTTTGTGCGGAAAATACCTTTCAACCGGGGGTAACCTCAATGTTCACGTTCGTACTATTCATCTGGGCGAGAAAAAGTTCAACTGTCCCGTGTGCAATCGAAGTTTCGGTCAGCAGTGCAATATGAAAACTCACATGAAGAGACATTATGCTAAGTCTGATGACTTGTAG